A single Gasterosteus aculeatus chromosome 2, fGasAcu3.hap1.1, whole genome shotgun sequence DNA region contains:
- the l1cama gene encoding neural cell adhesion molecule L1.2 isoform X3, producing the protein MPPMQQQQVGSRGRCSLPLLLLLLLLSFAARPSQAAIHIPSNFKRPPMIITQPESVTVFSIEDFVMSCEAAGNPLPIFRWTKDGGEFDPGTDPELKVLERPGSFAFFSLGNNMDSLKQYQAKYVCFASNELGTAVSNEAKLNTDVLPSQQKEKKGNEKSEEGNSIILKCNPPQSSMEPNIHWMDWRLHHIQLSERVVVGKDGNLYFAHLTPEDSRNDYTCNVQYLATRTILAKEPITLTVIPSNSVLRNRRPHMMRPTGSHSTYHFLRGQTVELECIVQGLPTPKVSWVRRDGEMSESRVVKEMFNRRLRFSNISESDGGEYQCLAENSQGKATHTYTVNVEAAPYWIKEPPSQLYAPGETVKLHCHADGIPSPTISWTINGIPLSATDKDSRRSLTTSGALILKDVDLGDTAIYQCQASNKHGTIITNTNVYVIELPPQILTEDGITNTFTEGQKAVLECETFGSPKPEVTWESGSTTSLLADTRVNQLINGVLEISNVTHDDEGFYTCSVENTNLSVSTELEVLNRTVILSPPQDLKVQRGNTTIFTCQSLVDRKLGSPLIQWRKNNQKIAESHADGKYTIDGPDLKIANVETDDEGVYTCQVITKYDMAEASGSLTLWDRPDPPVLLQITNPKHRAVTLSWTPGDDHNSAVLEYVVEFEDQGWNERGWEELTRVAGNKKRAVLPLWPYMSYRFRVIAINYVGKSVPSKPSEIHNTPADAPDNNPEDVRSESKAPETLFITWEEMDRRDFNGPDFKYLVLWRRVVGSGPKWNTNYTKAPPFTVYDIGNFSAFEIKVQAVNEKGEGPEADPVIGYSGEDVPLEAPMNVVVTLMNSTTIIVSWAAVDKETVRGHLLGYKVYLTRTGTRSHHRGRRSREPESTQVLETGANEEQKLISNLRPYSHYALVATVFNSKGEGPPCETLSFKTDEGVPGHPTSLMLDSPSETEMTLHWAPPAEPNGVLVGYLLQYQQIVESDDSPMQVETIDGTAVTHLTLRGMDPHSHYRFFLRGRTAAGDGKPIMREGATTLDGAPPANIELSPGENFVNLSWVAKKRHRNVGFQIYYLKKNEVVEKTAKVNSSQSFYQLQGLTPGSNYHLRFTYSNSTFLEKDIKTDGTGVTEMQPSFATQGWFIGVVSAVVLLLLILLILCFIKRSKGGKYSVKDKEEGPMDSEARPMKDETFGEYRSLESDLEEKRTASQPSLGEDSKLCSEDNLDFNGSSAVTTELNMDESLVSQFSRPSEGPEAPDNSPLGPTAVSSATNGVPNSVAILD; encoded by the exons ATGCCTCCCATGCAGCAACAGCAGGTTGGCAGTAGGGGGCGGTgctcccttcccctcctccttctcctcctcctcctctcctttgctGCCCGGCCCAGCCAAGCAGCCATACACATACCCTCCAACT TCAAGAGGCCTCCAATGATCATCACACAGCCGGAGTCTGTCACCGTCTTCAGCATTGAAGACTTCGTCATGAGCTGTGAAGCCGCTGGCAACCCTTTACCCAT TTTCCGATGGACAAAGGATGGAGGGGAGTTTGACCCGGGCACTGACCCCGAACTGAAGGTTTTGGAGCGCCCCGGCTCATTTGCGTTCTTCTCGCTCGGTAACAACATGGACAGCTTGAAGCAGTACCAGGCCAAATACGTGTGCTTCGCATCCAACGAACTGGGGACAGCCGTCTCTAACGAGGCCAAACTCAACACCGACG TTCTCCCCTcccagcagaaagaaaagaagggtAATGAGAAGTCTGAAGAGGGAAACAGTATTATTCTCAAGTGTAACCCTCCGCAGAGCTCGATGGAGCCCAACATTCACTGGATGGACTGGA GACTACACCATATCCAGCTCAGTGAGCGAGTGGTCGTGGGGAAGGATGGCAACCTTTACTTTGCTCATTTGACACCCGAGGACAGCAGAAACGACTACACGTGCAATGTCCAATACCTGGCGACACGCACCATTCTGGCAAAGGAACCCATCACTCTGACTGTAATCCCAT CCAACTCTGTACTGCGGAACCGGAGGCCCCACATGATGAGACCTACTGGAAGCCACAGCACTTACCATTTCCTCAGGGGCCAGACTGTGGAGCTCGAGTGCATCGTCCAAGGCCT TCCAACTCCCAAAGTTTCATGGGTGAGGAGAGACGGCGAGATGTCTGAGTCTCGGGTGGTCAAAGAGATGTTCAATCGCCGCCTGCGCTTCAGTAACATCTCAGAAAGCGACGGGGGCGAGTACCAGTGTTTGGCTGAGAACTCCCAAGGGAAggccacacacacttacactgtCAATGTGGAag CGGCTCCCTATTGGATCAAAGAGCCACCCAGTCAGTTATACGCCCCAGGTGAAACTGTCAAGCTACACTGCCACGCTGACGGCATCCCCAGTCCTACCATCAGTTGGACCATCAACGGGATCCCCCTCTCAG CAACCGACAAGGACTCCAGACGTTCTCTGACAACGAGCGGGGCTCTAATACTAAAGGATGTCGACCTGGGAGACACTGCCATCTATCAGTGCCAGGCCTCCAACAAGCATGGGACCATCATCACCAACACCAACGTCTATGTCATTG AGCTGCCTCCCCAGATCCTGACTGAGGATGGGATTACAAACACGTTTACAGAGGGCCAGAAAGCTGTATTGGAGTGTGAGACCTTTGGCTCTCCTAAACCTGAAGTCACATG GGAGAGCGGCAGCACCACCTCCCTTCTGGCAGATACCAGAGTGAATCAGCTCATCAACGGGGTGCTGGAGATCTCCAATGTCACCCATGACGATGAGGGCTTCTACACGTGCTCAGTAGAGAACACCAACTTGTCTGTCAGCACCGAGCTGGAAGTCCTCA ACAGGACAGTGATCCTGTCGCCTCCACAGGATCTGAAGGTGCAGCGTGGAAACACGACAATCTTCACTTGTCAGTCCCTGGTTGACCGCAAACTTGGCTCTCCGCTCATTCAgtggagaaaaaacaatcaaaagatCGCTGAGTCCCACGCTGATGGAAA GTACACAATTGATGGACCAGACCTGAAAATAGCTAACGTGGAAACAGATGATGAGGGCGTGTACACCTGTCAGGTCATCACTAAGTACGACATGGCTGAAGCCAGTGGCTCTCTCACTTTATGGG ACCGTCCAGACCCTCCAGTCCTCCTCCAGATCACTAACCCCAAACATCGTGCAGTCACCCTCAGCTGGACTCCCGGAGACGACCACAACAGCGCTGTGCTAG agTATGTGGTTGAGTTTGAGGACCAGGGTTGGAATGAGAGGGGATGGGAAGAGCTGACGAGAGTAGCAGGAAACAAGAAGCGTGCTGTCCTCCCTCTGTGGCCTTACATGTCTTACCGTTTCCGGGTCATTGCCATCAATTATGTGGGGAAGAGCGTCCCCAGCAAGCCATCCGAAATCCACAATACACCTGCTGATG CTCCGGACAATAACCCTGAAGATGTGCGGAGCGAGTCCAAAGCGCCAGAGACCCTGTTCATCACCTGGGAG GAAATGGACCGACGTGACTTCAATGGACCTGACTTTAAGTATTTAGTCCTGTGGAGGCGAGTTGTGGGCAGCGGACCCAAGTGGAACACCAACTACACGAAAGCACCGCCGTTCACGGTCTATGACATTGGTAACTTTTCTGCCTTTGAGATCAAAGTTCAGGCTGTCAACGAGAAAGGGGAGGGACCCGAGGCAGACCCCGTCATCGGTTACTCAGGAGaagatg TTCCATTGGAGGCTCCAATGAATGTGGTTGTTACTTTAATGAACAGCACAACCATCATAGTGAGCTGGGCAGCTGTGGACAAAGAGACGGTCAGAGGACACCTGCTGGGATACAAG GTCTACTTGACCAGAACCGGCACCAGGAGCCACCACAGGGGCCGAAGGTCCAGGGAGCCAGAGAGCACTCAGGTGTTGGAGACAGGGGCAAACGAGGAGCAGAAGTTGATCAGTAACCTCAGACCATACTCCCACTATGCCCTGGTCGCCACCGTGTTCAACAGCAAGGGAGAGGGACCGCCGTGTGAGACTTTGTCCTTTAAGACTGACGAAGGAG TTCCTGGTCATCCCACGTCCCTGATGCTGGACAGCCCGTCAGAGACAGAAATGACCCTCCACTGGGCGCCACCTGCCGAGCCCAATGGAGTCCTCGTTGGATATCTGCTGCAGTACCAGCAGA TTGTGGAGAGTGACGACAGCCCCATGCAGGTAGAGACAATAGACGGCACCGCGGTCACCCACCTCACCCTGAGAGGCATGGACCCCCACAGCCACTACCGCTTCTTCCTGAGGGGGCGCACTGCCGCGGGGGATGGAAAGCCTATCATGAGGGAGGGGGCCACCACGCTGGACGGAG CGCCTCCTGCCAACATCGAACTGTCCCCCGGCGAAAACTTTGTTAACCTCAGCTGGGTGGCCAAGAAGAGACACAGGAACGTGGGCTTCCAGATATACTACCTCAAGAAAAATG AGGTCGTGGAGAAGACAGCGAAGGTGAACTCCTCCCAGTCCTTCTACCAGCTCCAGGGCCTGACTCCTGGCTCTAATTATCATCTACGCTTCACCTACAGCAACAGCACTTTCTTGGAGAAGGATATCAAGACAGACGGAACCG GAGTAACAGAGATGCAGCCCAGTTTTGCAACGCAAGGCTGGTTCATCGGTGTTGTGAGTGCcgtcgtgctgctgctgctgatactGCTTATCCTCTGCTTCATCAAGAGGAGTAAAGGGGGGAAGTATTCAG TGAAAGATAAAGAGGAGGGTCCGATGGACTCAGAAGCACGGCCGATGAAGGATGAGACTTTTGGAGAGTATAG ATCCCTCGAAAG CGACCTCGAGGAGAAGCGCACGGCCAGCCAGCCGTCCCTGGGCGAGGACAGCAAGCTGTGCAGCGAGGACAACCTGGACTTCAACGGCAGCAGCGCCGTGACCACCGAGCTCAACATGGACGAGTCTCTGGTCAGCCAGTTCAGTCGGCCCAGCGAGGGTCCAGAGGCGCCAGACAACTCCCCGCTCGGCCCCACCGCCGTCTCCTCGGCCACCAACGGCGTGCCCAACTCAGTCGCCATACTCGATTAA
- the l1cama gene encoding neural cell adhesion molecule L1.2 isoform X4 has product MPPMQQQQVGSRGRCSLPLLLLLLLLSFAARPSQAAIHIPSNFKRPPMIITQPESVTVFSIEDFVMSCEAAGNPLPIFRWTKDGGEFDPGTDPELKVLERPGSFAFFSLGNNMDSLKQYQAKYVCFASNELGTAVSNEAKLNTDVLPSQQKEKKGNEKSEEGNSIILKCNPPQSSMEPNIHWMDWRLHHIQLSERVVVGKDGNLYFAHLTPEDSRNDYTCNVQYLATRTILAKEPITLTVIPSNSVLRNRRPHMMRPTGSHSTYHFLRGQTVELECIVQGLPTPKVSWVRRDGEMSESRVVKEMFNRRLRFSNISESDGGEYQCLAENSQGKATHTYTVNVEAAPYWIKEPPSQLYAPGETVKLHCHADGIPSPTISWTINGIPLSATDKDSRRSLTTSGALILKDVDLGDTAIYQCQASNKHGTIITNTNVYVIELPPQILTEDGITNTFTEGQKAVLECETFGSPKPEVTWESGSTTSLLADTRVNQLINGVLEISNVTHDDEGFYTCSVENTNLSVSTELEVLNRTVILSPPQDLKVQRGNTTIFTCQSLVDRKLGSPLIQWRKNNQKIAESHADGKYTIDGPDLKIANVETDDEGVYTCQVITKYDMAEASGSLTLWDRPDPPVLLQITNPKHRAVTLSWTPGDDHNSAVLEYVVEFEDQGWNERGWEELTRVAGNKKRAVLPLWPYMSYRFRVIAINYVGKSVPSKPSEIHNTPADAPDNNPEDVRSESKAPETLFITWEEMDRRDFNGPDFKYLVLWRRVVGSGPKWNTNYTKAPPFTVYDIGNFSAFEIKVQAVNEKGEGPEADPVIGYSGEDVPLEAPMNVVVTLMNSTTIIVSWAAVDKETVRGHLLGYKVYLTRTGTRSHHRGRRSREPESTQVLETGANEEQKLISNLRPYSHYALVATVFNSKGEGPPCETLSFKTDEGVPGHPTSLMLDSPSETEMTLHWAPPAEPNGVLVGYLLQYQQIVESDDSPMQVETIDGTAVTHLTLRGMDPHSHYRFFLRGRTAAGDGKPIMREGATTLDGAPPANIELSPGENFVNLSWVAKKRHRNVGFQIYYLKKNEVVEKTAKVNSSQSFYQLQGLTPGSNYHLRFTYSNSTFLEKDIKTDGTGVTEMQPSFATQGWFIGVVSAVVLLLLILLILCFIKRSKGGKYSVKDKEEGPMDSEARPMKDETFGEYSDLEEKRTASQPSLGEDSKLCSEDNLDFNGSSAVTTELNMDESLVSQFSRPSEGPEAPDNSPLGPTAVSSATNGVPNSVAILD; this is encoded by the exons ATGCCTCCCATGCAGCAACAGCAGGTTGGCAGTAGGGGGCGGTgctcccttcccctcctccttctcctcctcctcctctcctttgctGCCCGGCCCAGCCAAGCAGCCATACACATACCCTCCAACT TCAAGAGGCCTCCAATGATCATCACACAGCCGGAGTCTGTCACCGTCTTCAGCATTGAAGACTTCGTCATGAGCTGTGAAGCCGCTGGCAACCCTTTACCCAT TTTCCGATGGACAAAGGATGGAGGGGAGTTTGACCCGGGCACTGACCCCGAACTGAAGGTTTTGGAGCGCCCCGGCTCATTTGCGTTCTTCTCGCTCGGTAACAACATGGACAGCTTGAAGCAGTACCAGGCCAAATACGTGTGCTTCGCATCCAACGAACTGGGGACAGCCGTCTCTAACGAGGCCAAACTCAACACCGACG TTCTCCCCTcccagcagaaagaaaagaagggtAATGAGAAGTCTGAAGAGGGAAACAGTATTATTCTCAAGTGTAACCCTCCGCAGAGCTCGATGGAGCCCAACATTCACTGGATGGACTGGA GACTACACCATATCCAGCTCAGTGAGCGAGTGGTCGTGGGGAAGGATGGCAACCTTTACTTTGCTCATTTGACACCCGAGGACAGCAGAAACGACTACACGTGCAATGTCCAATACCTGGCGACACGCACCATTCTGGCAAAGGAACCCATCACTCTGACTGTAATCCCAT CCAACTCTGTACTGCGGAACCGGAGGCCCCACATGATGAGACCTACTGGAAGCCACAGCACTTACCATTTCCTCAGGGGCCAGACTGTGGAGCTCGAGTGCATCGTCCAAGGCCT TCCAACTCCCAAAGTTTCATGGGTGAGGAGAGACGGCGAGATGTCTGAGTCTCGGGTGGTCAAAGAGATGTTCAATCGCCGCCTGCGCTTCAGTAACATCTCAGAAAGCGACGGGGGCGAGTACCAGTGTTTGGCTGAGAACTCCCAAGGGAAggccacacacacttacactgtCAATGTGGAag CGGCTCCCTATTGGATCAAAGAGCCACCCAGTCAGTTATACGCCCCAGGTGAAACTGTCAAGCTACACTGCCACGCTGACGGCATCCCCAGTCCTACCATCAGTTGGACCATCAACGGGATCCCCCTCTCAG CAACCGACAAGGACTCCAGACGTTCTCTGACAACGAGCGGGGCTCTAATACTAAAGGATGTCGACCTGGGAGACACTGCCATCTATCAGTGCCAGGCCTCCAACAAGCATGGGACCATCATCACCAACACCAACGTCTATGTCATTG AGCTGCCTCCCCAGATCCTGACTGAGGATGGGATTACAAACACGTTTACAGAGGGCCAGAAAGCTGTATTGGAGTGTGAGACCTTTGGCTCTCCTAAACCTGAAGTCACATG GGAGAGCGGCAGCACCACCTCCCTTCTGGCAGATACCAGAGTGAATCAGCTCATCAACGGGGTGCTGGAGATCTCCAATGTCACCCATGACGATGAGGGCTTCTACACGTGCTCAGTAGAGAACACCAACTTGTCTGTCAGCACCGAGCTGGAAGTCCTCA ACAGGACAGTGATCCTGTCGCCTCCACAGGATCTGAAGGTGCAGCGTGGAAACACGACAATCTTCACTTGTCAGTCCCTGGTTGACCGCAAACTTGGCTCTCCGCTCATTCAgtggagaaaaaacaatcaaaagatCGCTGAGTCCCACGCTGATGGAAA GTACACAATTGATGGACCAGACCTGAAAATAGCTAACGTGGAAACAGATGATGAGGGCGTGTACACCTGTCAGGTCATCACTAAGTACGACATGGCTGAAGCCAGTGGCTCTCTCACTTTATGGG ACCGTCCAGACCCTCCAGTCCTCCTCCAGATCACTAACCCCAAACATCGTGCAGTCACCCTCAGCTGGACTCCCGGAGACGACCACAACAGCGCTGTGCTAG agTATGTGGTTGAGTTTGAGGACCAGGGTTGGAATGAGAGGGGATGGGAAGAGCTGACGAGAGTAGCAGGAAACAAGAAGCGTGCTGTCCTCCCTCTGTGGCCTTACATGTCTTACCGTTTCCGGGTCATTGCCATCAATTATGTGGGGAAGAGCGTCCCCAGCAAGCCATCCGAAATCCACAATACACCTGCTGATG CTCCGGACAATAACCCTGAAGATGTGCGGAGCGAGTCCAAAGCGCCAGAGACCCTGTTCATCACCTGGGAG GAAATGGACCGACGTGACTTCAATGGACCTGACTTTAAGTATTTAGTCCTGTGGAGGCGAGTTGTGGGCAGCGGACCCAAGTGGAACACCAACTACACGAAAGCACCGCCGTTCACGGTCTATGACATTGGTAACTTTTCTGCCTTTGAGATCAAAGTTCAGGCTGTCAACGAGAAAGGGGAGGGACCCGAGGCAGACCCCGTCATCGGTTACTCAGGAGaagatg TTCCATTGGAGGCTCCAATGAATGTGGTTGTTACTTTAATGAACAGCACAACCATCATAGTGAGCTGGGCAGCTGTGGACAAAGAGACGGTCAGAGGACACCTGCTGGGATACAAG GTCTACTTGACCAGAACCGGCACCAGGAGCCACCACAGGGGCCGAAGGTCCAGGGAGCCAGAGAGCACTCAGGTGTTGGAGACAGGGGCAAACGAGGAGCAGAAGTTGATCAGTAACCTCAGACCATACTCCCACTATGCCCTGGTCGCCACCGTGTTCAACAGCAAGGGAGAGGGACCGCCGTGTGAGACTTTGTCCTTTAAGACTGACGAAGGAG TTCCTGGTCATCCCACGTCCCTGATGCTGGACAGCCCGTCAGAGACAGAAATGACCCTCCACTGGGCGCCACCTGCCGAGCCCAATGGAGTCCTCGTTGGATATCTGCTGCAGTACCAGCAGA TTGTGGAGAGTGACGACAGCCCCATGCAGGTAGAGACAATAGACGGCACCGCGGTCACCCACCTCACCCTGAGAGGCATGGACCCCCACAGCCACTACCGCTTCTTCCTGAGGGGGCGCACTGCCGCGGGGGATGGAAAGCCTATCATGAGGGAGGGGGCCACCACGCTGGACGGAG CGCCTCCTGCCAACATCGAACTGTCCCCCGGCGAAAACTTTGTTAACCTCAGCTGGGTGGCCAAGAAGAGACACAGGAACGTGGGCTTCCAGATATACTACCTCAAGAAAAATG AGGTCGTGGAGAAGACAGCGAAGGTGAACTCCTCCCAGTCCTTCTACCAGCTCCAGGGCCTGACTCCTGGCTCTAATTATCATCTACGCTTCACCTACAGCAACAGCACTTTCTTGGAGAAGGATATCAAGACAGACGGAACCG GAGTAACAGAGATGCAGCCCAGTTTTGCAACGCAAGGCTGGTTCATCGGTGTTGTGAGTGCcgtcgtgctgctgctgctgatactGCTTATCCTCTGCTTCATCAAGAGGAGTAAAGGGGGGAAGTATTCAG TGAAAGATAAAGAGGAGGGTCCGATGGACTCAGAAGCACGGCCGATGAAGGATGAGACTTTTGGAGAGTATAG CGACCTCGAGGAGAAGCGCACGGCCAGCCAGCCGTCCCTGGGCGAGGACAGCAAGCTGTGCAGCGAGGACAACCTGGACTTCAACGGCAGCAGCGCCGTGACCACCGAGCTCAACATGGACGAGTCTCTGGTCAGCCAGTTCAGTCGGCCCAGCGAGGGTCCAGAGGCGCCAGACAACTCCCCGCTCGGCCCCACCGCCGTCTCCTCGGCCACCAACGGCGTGCCCAACTCAGTCGCCATACTCGATTAA